The genomic DNA AAGCAAACATCAAACCGGTCATACTTTGGGGGCCGCCGGGGCTATAGAAAATGCGCTTTGTTGGCTGCTATTACATCCGCAATTTAATAGCGATGCCCAGTTACCGGGCATGTATGCGAGTTATCAGCGAGATGCCGCTACCAACAACATCAATTTGTTATTTGAAGATACGCAGAGCTTAAAACCGCGCAGTATTAAAGCTTGCCTGAGTCATTCTTTTGCCTTTGGTGGAAGTAATGCGGTGGTGTGTCTAGGCAACAAGGATGCAATTTTATGAACACAAAGCAATTTCCAGAGCTGGCTGAAGTGTTACCTCACAAGGCACCGATGATCTTGCTCGACAATATTGTGGATTGGCAGCCTGAAAAGATAGTTTGTAGTGTGGTGATTAACGAAAATAGTCACCTTTTCAACGATTTGGAACAAGCTGTGCCAGTTTATACTTGCTTAGAATATATGGCTCAAACAGTGGCCGCGCTAGCGGGCCTAGAAGCGCGAGCGCGCGAGCAAGATATTGAAGTGGGTTTTTTGATTGGTACGCGCAAGTGCCTTTTTGAACAGACTGCTTTTTCTATAGGTGCTCGCTTATTGATTTCTGCACAAAGAGTATATGCCGAAGAAGATGGTCTGGCGGTGTTCGCCTGTGAGGTAAATGACCAGCAAGGTGACTTAATTTGCAGTGCCCAATTAAATGTTTTTCAACCAAAGAATGCCGTTGAGTTTGTGAAGGGAAAGTAACATGACAATTCAACCACGAGTTTTAGTTACCGGTGCTAGCCGAGGCATTGGCCGCGCGATTGCCATTCGTTTGGCTAAAGAAGGTTATCAGGTGGTGATGAACTACCGAGGTAATCATCAGGCGGCTGAACAGGCGCTGCAATTAGTTCAAGAGTTTTCCGCCAGTAGCTATTTGTTGCCCTTTGATGTGAGTCAGCGTCAGTTAGTAAAAGATAGGCTTAATCAAGATATCGAACAACATGGCGCTTATTTTGGCGTGGTGTTAAATGCGGGCATTGCCCGCGATAACGCGTTTCCAGCGATGAGCGAAGAAGATTGGGATGGGGTTATTCACACTAATTTGGATGGCTTGTATAACGTATTACATCCCTTAGTAATGCCGATGATTCAGGCGCGCAAGGGCGGGCGCATTATTACGCTTTCTTCGCTTTCAGGAGAAGTGGGTAATCGTGGCCAAGTAAATTACAGCGCGGCCAAAGCGGGTATTATTGGTGCCACCAAGGCTTTGGCTTTAGAAGTGGCAAAACGAAAAATCACGGTTAACTGTGTGGCCCCTGGTTTAATCGATACAGAAATGATGGCCGAGTTGCCACTGGATGAGCTGAAGAAGCAGATCCCGCTACGCCGCTTGGGCCAAGTGGAAGAAGTGGCGGGCACGGTGGCCTTTTTAATGTCTAAAGACGCCGCCTATATTACTCGTCAGGTGATTTCAGTAAACGGAGGTCTTGCATGAGTCATCGAGTGGTGGTGACGGGAATGGCTGGTTTATGCGCTTTTGGTGACAATTGGCAGACTATTCAGGACAAATTACAACAAGGCGAAAACGCGGTGCGCTATATGCCAGAGTGGGAGCGTTTCCCTGATATGCATACCCGCTTGGCCGCGCCTATGGATGATTATGCTTTACCTAATTATCCGCGGAAAAAAATTCGCAGCATGGGGCGGGTGTCATTACTGGCAACCCGTGCTACCGAGCTGGCCTTAGAGCAAGCGGGCTTGTTAAACGACCCGTCTATTCAAGATGGCCGCATGGGGGTGGCTTATGGCTCGTCTATCGGCAGCACCGCTCCAATTGTGCATTTTGGTGAAATGCTCAAAAGTGGCGATAGTAAGGGCATTTCTTCTACCACTTATATTCAAATGATGAGTCATACCACGGCGGTAAACCTAGGGGTGTTTTTTGGCTTAAAAGGGCGGGTTATTACTAGCTCTAGTGCCTGCACTTCAGGAAGCCAAGGTATTGGTTATGCCTATGAGGCGATTAAGTCGGGGGCGCAGCAGTTAATGGTGGCTGGCGGCGCCGAAGAGCTTTGCCCTTCAGAGGCGGTGGTGTTTGATACCTTATTTGCCACCAGTACTCGTAATCAAGAGCCTAAGGCGAGCCCGCGTCCTTTTGAAAAAGACCGTGATGGTTTAGTCATTGGTGAAGGAGCCGGAACCTTGATTCTGGAAAGCCTTGAGCATGCTCAAGCGCGCGGAGCGAAGATTTACGCCGAGTTGGTGGGTTTTGGTACTAACTCAGACGGCACCCATGTCACTCAACCACAACGCGATACCATGCAAGTAGCAATGGAAATGGCGCTTAAAGATGCGCAGCTCAGCGGCGAACAGATTGGTTATGTGAGTGCTCATGGTACCGCCACCGATAAAGGCGATATTGCCGAAAGCCACGCCACCTATCAAGCCTTGCAAAGACCTGTGGCCATAAGCTCCATGAAAAGTTATTTGGGGCATACCTTAGGTGCTTGTGGGGCTCTGGAAGCTTGGTTTGCGATAGAAATGATGAATCATGGTTGGTTTGCTCCCACCCTGAATTTACAGCAGCTGGATCCCGAGTGTGCTGAGCTGGATTATATCAGTGGTGGTGGCCGAAATATCGATACCGATTATGTCATGAGTAATAACTTCGCCTTTGGCGGCATTAATACCTCGCTCATTTTTAAGCGTTGTTTAGATGAAATTAAATACTAGGAAGTAGTTCGTGGATTTTTATAAAGAAGACAAGCTAAAGGCAGTAGAGGCCATTGAACAGGCTCAGCGTTTAGCCTTTGCCCCAGTGGCTTTTCATACGGCACGAAGCCTACGTGATTTGGGGGTGCTTGCAGCCTTAGATGAAGCCGGCGAAGAAGGCTTAAATGCGGAACAAATTACGGCGAGCTCTGGGGTGAGTGATTACGGTGTTAAAGTGTTATTAGATATGGGCTTAAGTGCTGGTTTGGTTACTTGGAATCAAGCTAGGCAAGTCTATGTATTAACCCGTATGGGCTATTTTATTCAGCACGATGAAATGACCCGAGCCAACATGGATTTTACTGCTGACGTTTGTTACGCCGGACTGCAGCATCTAAGTGAAGCGATTAGTGAAGGTAAGCCCGCAGGTTTAAAAGAATTGGGCGCTTGGGACACTATTTATCAAGGCCTTTCTAGTTTACCTGAACCGGCTAAGCAAAGCTGGTTTAACTTTGATCACTTCTACTCAGATAAAGCGTTTCCTAAGTTATTGGAGCTAGTCTTTGCCAATCAGCCGAGTCACATTGTTGATATTGGTGGTAATACTGGGAAGTGGGCTCTTAAATGTTGCGAGCATAATCCAGATGTGGCGATAAGCATTGTTGATCTGCCTCAGCAATTGGCCATGGCCAAAGCAAATGCTGAAAAGGCTGGTTATAGCGAGCGCATTAATGGGGTGCCTTGTAACATGTTAGAGGCTAATCAAAACATTCCTAAAGGCGCCGATATTTATTGGATGAGTCAGTTTTTAGATTGTTTTTCGCCAAAAGAAATTACCGCTATTTTACGTCAAGTAAAAGCCGCTATGGGGCCTGATAGCCGTGTCTTTATTTTAGAACTGTTTCCAGATAGACAGCGCCACGAAGCTGGTGCGCATAGTCTGAATGCCACTTCACTGTATTTTACTTGTTTGGCCAACGGAAACAGTCGTTTCTATCGTTCCACTGACTTCATCGAATGTATTCAAGAAGCGGGCTTAACAATAGCCGAGCAAATTGATGATATTGGTTGGGGTCACAGTTTAATTGAATGTTGTTGAACTAGTAACTTGAAACTCAAAGGAAGAGTCATGAAAAAACTTATATTTTTAGTCGGCTTATTAGCCAGTGTATTGTTGTTACCACAAGCTGCTATGGCGGCCAAAATTAAGCCGGTAATCGATCAGCCTATTCCTAAAGAGCTAAGCTTGGAAGAAGCCAAGAAAGGCATAATTGAAGGTGGTTTGAAGCGTAATTGGATTATCGAAGAGCAAAGTGAAAATTTAATGAAAGCCGATATTTACGTGCGCAAACACTATGTTGCAGTAAATATTAAATTACATGATGGAAGCTATGATATTGAGTATTTAGATAGCGAAAACATGAAATATCAACCCGATGGTACTATTCACCGTAAGTACAATGGTTGGGTGAGTAATTTAAATAGCGATATTCAAAATGCTTTGCGTCGCGTGGCAAGATTAAAAGATCTATAAGCCTATGCTGAAGATTTCTTTTGGCTTGCTGATGCTGCTACTCAGCGGTAGTAGCTTAGCCGCCAGCTTAGAGCATGCCCTGATGGTTAATCTGGGGTACGGGCCGCAACCAAGCGGCCATGTATCTCAGCGTAACTTTACTAGCGGAGTTGATCTGGAGTTTTACCGCTTCCAAAGAAGCCCTAGGCAATGGCTGAGTTTAGGCTTGAGTTACAGCTATCTGGCTAGCGATACGGAGCAACATCGCTCTTTGCATGCGCTGTCGCTGTATCCTCAACTGACCTTGCTAGGTGAGCAATACCAGCAGTGGCAGCCGTGGTTTTTTGTACGAGCTCTGGGCCCGACTTATTTAAGCGAAAAACAACTGGGAAGCCGCCAACAGGCCAAGCACTTTGCCTTTCAGGCACAAGTGGGGATAGGGGCTACTCACCTTGCTAGCCAATGGCAAGTGGCGCTATCTTATAAACACTTCTCCAATGCCAATCTTGATAGCCCTAACGATGGTTTCGATATCCCCTTAGTTTTCAACTTTGGCAAGCGTTTCTAAGTCAGTCGAAGCCGCTTCTAGCTGACTTAGATAGCTTAATAGGCGAGGTCTATTTTCGCTTGATTCTGGGGTAAAGGTGCGTGCATGTTTACAGCCTTGAAGTAGCTCTAAATTACTGTTTTTGAGGCTCTGTTGATGCATCTTTTCACTAAACTGCCAAGGTATAAGGGCATCACTTTCACAGTGCACAAACAACAGAGGAGTATTGGCTAAATGCTGTAAGCGAGGTAGCGGGTTGTATTGTTCATCAACCACGAGGGGGATCAACCAGGCGCCTAAAAAGCCCAGTGGGTTTTGGCTTACCACATGTTGTGCTACCTCGGTAAAGCTATGGAAAGACGAATCCACCACCACTAAGTCGAACAGCTCTCGCTGTTGAGATTCGATTAATCCATCCAACATCACCGCCCCACCTAAAGAGGTTCCAATACTAATTAGCGAATAATTTTCACTGCTGGCAAATTGTTGTTCAACGAAACGGAACACGCTTTGCGCATCGGCGCGCAGGTTAGCAAAGTTAGCCCGCCCGCTAGAGTGGCCGTAACCAGAATAATCAAACAGCAACAAGTCATAACCGGCATCGCTCAGCCATAGATACTTTTCTACGGTTTCACTGATATTGCCCGAGTTTCCGTGAAAGTGAACGACCAAGCCTTTGCTATTTAAGTCTTTGGTTGCAATAAATACGCTGTGTAGCTGGTTGCCAGAATCAGAGGGGAGAAAGAAGCTATCGTAGGTGTAACCTTCAAGGGCCATATCACCGCCCGCTTTGGGTGAGTAATAAGGGGAATGACTACAGCCTGTAACGGCGATTAACACCAGTAGCAGTATGCCTAATTTTTTCATTATTCTATCCACACTGAACGATTATCTTGCCTTAATAACTCGGCAAATGGCTTGATCGATCAATGTGGCTAGAATTTATTGCGCACTATTGTGCTTAGGCTCCCACGGCGAGGCAGGCTTCGACAATACGCGGTATATCCTGTTGCGCCATACCGGCGATGTTGATGCGTCCGCCACCCACCACATAAATGGCGTGTTGCTCGCGCAGCTGCTCGGTTTGTTGTTGGCTGAAACCAGTTAAGGAGAACATGCCTTGATGCTGGACTAAGTAGTTAAAACGCTCGCTGGATGATTGCTGAGTAAATTCGTCGACTAAGGCTTGGCGTAGACTGCGCATGCGTTGGCTCATTTGGTTTAACTCATCCTGCCAAAGCTGAGTGAGCTGAGCATTCCCCAACACTTCTGCCACGATGGCGGCGCCCCAGTTAGGCGGCATGGTATAGCTGCGACGCGCCAACTCGAATAATTTAGCGCGGGCGTTATTAGCCTGCTTCAGGGTTTCACCTATTACTATGGCCGCTCCACAGCGCTCGCGGTACAAGCCAAAACTTTTGGAATTAGAGCAAGATAGCAGCAACTCTGGTAGTTTGTCGGCCATGTAGCGCAAGCCTGCGATATCTTCATCAATGCCCTGGCCAAAGCCTTGGTAGGCTAAATCGACAAAGGGCAAGAAGCCATTTTTTAGCGCCAGTTCGGTAATTTGTTGCCAAGCCTCTAGAGAGATATCGGCGCCGGTAGGGTTATGGCAGCAGCCGTGCAGTAGCACTACGTCATCCGGCCCTAGTTTGGCGATTTGCTCGAGCATGGCCGCTTCATCAACTTGTTTGGTTTCTGGGTTGAAGTAAGGGTAAAAATCAACGCTTAAGCCCGCCGCTTCCATAATCGGTTGATGGTTCACATAGCTAGGGGTAGATAGCCATACTTTGGCCTGAGGCTTGGCGCTGGCGATTAAGTCGGCGAGCAGGCGCAGCGCGCCACTGGCACCGGGCGTTTGCATAGCAATGGCGCGCGAGTAGCCAGCGGTGTTACTTAGCAATAAGTCCAGCATGGCTTGGTTAAATTCGGCGTTGCCGGCTAGGCCAATATAGGCCTGGGTGGTTTGTGATGCTAATAGATTCTGCTGTGCTTGAGTCACCGCTTGCATCACTGGCGTTTGCCCTTGTTCATTGCGATAAACGCCCACTCCCAAATCGATTTTGTGCTCTCGAGAGTCGGCATTAAACAACATGCCGATGGACAAAATGGGGTCATCTTTAGCTGCAGGGAGATTGGCAAACATGGTTATTCCTTCAATTGATGCTTCGGTAATGCGCTACGCTGCGCGGCATTACGATCGTGTTGCTATGATACCGATAATTGCTGCTAGGTCGAGGGTTTAGAGAAAGCTAAAACCAAACAATTTTACTTATTTGGTTTAAGCTGATGGAGAGGGCAGAGTTTGCTTGAGCAGAGCCGTTAAATAGGCCTGCCAAGCGACTTAATAATATCGGTGTTTTGCCTTGGGCGCGGGTAAGCAACCGGCGAGTACATTAGCTAAATGCATCGGCTGGCGACCGCTCAGTTGGCTAATTTGGTAGCTGCAGGCAAAGCCATTGCTGACAATCTCTGCATTTGGCTGGGCGCGTAAACTGGGCATTAAGCCTTGTTCGGCCATGGCGCGGGCTTGCTCAATATGTTCCGATTCCAAACCAAAGGTGCCGGCCATGCCACAGCAGCTAGACTCGATAAAATCGAATTTCAGCTCTGGCACTAAGCGCAGTACTCGACGCATCGACTTCATCGCGCCTACGGCTTTTTGATGGCAGTGGCCATGGATCAGTAAGGGCTGTTTGAACGGGCCGGGACGCAAGTCTAAGTGGAAGTCGCTCTTTTGGCTTTCGCGGGCTAAAAATTCTTCAAATAACAGCGCCTGCTGGGCGGTTTTTTCGGCCGCCTCACCCAAGCCTAGGCTGAGGAACTCTTCTCTAAGCATTAGTAGCGCAGAAGGCTCTAAGCCGATGATGGGGCGCTTAAAGTGAACATGCACCGCTAGCACCGTAAGCAGTTGCTGAGCTTGCTGGCGGGCGGGCTCAATAAGCCCTTTAGAAAACAAGCTTCTGCCACTGTCTAGTATTTGGTCGGGGCGAGACTGGGGATGGATCACCCACACGCTATAACCGGCGCTGCGCAGTACATGTAAGGCATCGCTGGCATGCTGCGGCTTAAACAGTGCGGTGAAGGGGTCTACCCACAATACCACCGACTGTGGTGGCTCAGGCTGAGCATGGCGATAAGGCGCAAAAACTTGGCGTTTGGGGGCGAAGGCTTTATTTGCTGGCACCGGCAATGTGAGTTGGGCGCTAATGCCTAGGTATTTATCTACCAAGCGAGCAAGCAGCGGCCAGCGATTACGTAAGCGGATTAACTTCGCTAGCCAAGGTAAGCGGTAGAGTAAGTAAGGTAGCTGGGCGAGTAGGCGATCACGGCGGCTCATCGCTGCTTGCTGAGCTAAATATTCGGCTTTGATTTGGGCTATGTCGAGGTTGCTTTCGCATTCGCGTTTACAGCCCTTACAGGCCACGCAACTGTCCATGCTCTGGGCTAAAGCCTGCTGCAATTGAGGATCGGGCTCGGCTTTGGGGTCACGGTTTAACCACTGTTTTAACAGTTTGACTCGGCCTCCGGGCGATTGTTGGGGATCTTGGCTTATTCGAAAGCTTGGGCACATCACGCCGCGCTGCTCGCGCTCACAATGGCCGCTATTGATGCACACCGCCACTGCCTTGGCAAAGTCGCCACCGTGTTTAGGTATGCCAGCATAGGCATCACCCATGCCTTGTTCAGAATAAGCCGACCAATCTAGCTTGGTGTCCATTGTGCGTTTACCTCTTCGCCACCGATAAAGAGATAAACTCTTCAAGAACCATGCCGTGGTTAATGTTAGATAACTATATGATTTATTTTGTTTATCTTGCTGGTGTTCAAACAATCTCTCAGCTAATTAGCGCGCTTGTCGTAATT from Agarivorans gilvus includes the following:
- a CDS encoding 3-ketoacyl-ACP reductase FabG2, producing the protein MQPRVLVTGASRGIGRAIAIRLAKEGYQVVMNYRGNHQAAEQALQLVQEFSASSYLLPFDVSQRQLVKDRLNQDIEQHGAYFGVVLNAGIARDNAFPAMSEEDWDGVIHTNLDGLYNVLHPLVMPMIQARKGGRIITLSSLSGEVGNRGQVNYSAAKAGIIGATKALALEVAKRKITVNCVAPGLIDTEMMAELPLDELKKQIPLRRLGQVEEVAGTVAFLMSKDAAYITRQVISVNGGLA
- a CDS encoding (Fe-S)-binding protein, which gives rise to MDTKLDWSAYSEQGMGDAYAGIPKHGGDFAKAVAVCINSGHCEREQRGVMCPSFRISQDPQQSPGGRVKLLKQWLNRDPKAEPDPQLQQALAQSMDSCVACKGCKRECESNLDIAQIKAEYLAQQAAMSRRDRLLAQLPYLLYRLPWLAKLIRLRNRWPLLARLVDKYLGISAQLTLPVPANKAFAPKRQVFAPYRHAQPEPPQSVVLWVDPFTALFKPQHASDALHVLRSAGYSVWVIHPQSRPDQILDSGRSLFSKGLIEPARQQAQQLLTVLAVHVHFKRPIIGLEPSALLMLREEFLSLGLGEAAEKTAQQALLFEEFLARESQKSDFHLDLRPGPFKQPLLIHGHCHQKAVGAMKSMRRVLRLVPELKFDFIESSCCGMAGTFGLESEHIEQARAMAEQGLMPSLRAQPNAEIVSNGFACSYQISQLSGRQPMHLANVLAGCLPAPKAKHRYY
- a CDS encoding aromatic amino acid transaminase, producing MFANLPAAKDDPILSIGMLFNADSREHKIDLGVGVYRNEQGQTPVMQAVTQAQQNLLASQTTQAYIGLAGNAEFNQAMLDLLLSNTAGYSRAIAMQTPGASGALRLLADLIASAKPQAKVWLSTPSYVNHQPIMEAAGLSVDFYPYFNPETKQVDEAAMLEQIAKLGPDDVVLLHGCCHNPTGADISLEAWQQITELALKNGFLPFVDLAYQGFGQGIDEDIAGLRYMADKLPELLLSCSNSKSFGLYRERCGAAIVIGETLKQANNARAKLFELARRSYTMPPNWGAAIVAEVLGNAQLTQLWQDELNQMSQRMRSLRQALVDEFTQQSSSERFNYLVQHQGMFSLTGFSQQQTEQLREQHAIYVVGGGRINIAGMAQQDIPRIVEACLAVGA
- a CDS encoding alpha/beta hydrolase, whose protein sequence is MKKLGILLLVLIAVTGCSHSPYYSPKAGGDMALEGYTYDSFFLPSDSGNQLHSVFIATKDLNSKGLVVHFHGNSGNISETVEKYLWLSDAGYDLLLFDYSGYGHSSGRANFANLRADAQSVFRFVEQQFASSENYSLISIGTSLGGAVMLDGLIESQQRELFDLVVVDSSFHSFTEVAQHVVSQNPLGFLGAWLIPLVVDEQYNPLPRLQHLANTPLLFVHCESDALIPWQFSEKMHQQSLKNSNLELLQGCKHARTFTPESSENRPRLLSYLSQLEAASTDLETLAKVEN
- a CDS encoding beta-ketoacyl-ACP synthase; translation: MSHRVVVTGMAGLCAFGDNWQTIQDKLQQGENAVRYMPEWERFPDMHTRLAAPMDDYALPNYPRKKIRSMGRVSLLATRATELALEQAGLLNDPSIQDGRMGVAYGSSIGSTAPIVHFGEMLKSGDSKGISSTTYIQMMSHTTAVNLGVFFGLKGRVITSSSACTSGSQGIGYAYEAIKSGAQQLMVAGGAEELCPSEAVVFDTLFATSTRNQEPKASPRPFEKDRDGLVIGEGAGTLILESLEHAQARGAKIYAELVGFGTNSDGTHVTQPQRDTMQVAMEMALKDAQLSGEQIGYVSAHGTATDKGDIAESHATYQALQRPVAISSMKSYLGHTLGACGALEAWFAIEMMNHGWFAPTLNLQQLDPECAELDYISGGGRNIDTDYVMSNNFAFGGINTSLIFKRCLDEIKY
- a CDS encoding methyltransferase; the protein is MDFYKEDKLKAVEAIEQAQRLAFAPVAFHTARSLRDLGVLAALDEAGEEGLNAEQITASSGVSDYGVKVLLDMGLSAGLVTWNQARQVYVLTRMGYFIQHDEMTRANMDFTADVCYAGLQHLSEAISEGKPAGLKELGAWDTIYQGLSSLPEPAKQSWFNFDHFYSDKAFPKLLELVFANQPSHIVDIGGNTGKWALKCCEHNPDVAISIVDLPQQLAMAKANAEKAGYSERINGVPCNMLEANQNIPKGADIYWMSQFLDCFSPKEITAILRQVKAAMGPDSRVFILELFPDRQRHEAGAHSLNATSLYFTCLANGNSRFYRSTDFIECIQEAGLTIAEQIDDIGWGHSLIECC
- a CDS encoding acyloxyacyl hydrolase, with amino-acid sequence MLKISFGLLMLLLSGSSLAASLEHALMVNLGYGPQPSGHVSQRNFTSGVDLEFYRFQRSPRQWLSLGLSYSYLASDTEQHRSLHALSLYPQLTLLGEQYQQWQPWFFVRALGPTYLSEKQLGSRQQAKHFAFQAQVGIGATHLASQWQVALSYKHFSNANLDSPNDGFDIPLVFNFGKRF